The DNA window GATATTTGTAGTTTACTCCCGGGAGCTCAAGCACTAATCGATGCTCTGAAAGGGAAGGTGCGCATGGGGATTATTACCAATGGTTTTGCTGATTTGCAGATGGTTCGCCTAGAACGTACCGGTCTTGCTCCTCACTTTGAACATATCATCATCTCTGAAGAGGTGGGTATTGCGAAACCGGATCCACGTATTTTTGCCCATGCGTTAGAGAAAATGGGCAATCCGGATAAAAAACGGGTATTGATGGTTGGAGATAATCCTCAATCGGATATTCTTGGTGGTCTCAATATTGGCGTGGAAACCTGTTGGTTAAATCTCCATGGAGCTGACACCCCGAAGGATATTCAGCCTCACTATCAAGTGAGTTCACTCGACGAGTTACAAGCGTTGCTACTGGCTTAATCGGTTTTCTGCTCATAATCGGGTTCCAACTAAAGAGAGCAAATAGTGCAATACGTAAAAATTAAGCAAGCGATTTTAGATCAGATTGACGCTGGAACGTTGTCCGCGCGGCAAAAGCTGCCCTCTGAGCGTCAATTGGCCGAAGCGTTTTCGACCACGCGAGTCACACTTCGTGAAGCTCTATCATTGCTTGAGTCGGAAGGCGCGATTTATCGAGAAGATCGCCGCGGCTGGTTTATTGCACCTGAGCCACTGAGTTACAACCCAACGATTGGGCTCTCTTTTATGCAAATGGCGCAAGCGCAGCATCGGGAAGGCAGCTGGCAAACCTTGTCAGTCAAAAAAAGTTTAGCCACGAAGACGGCCACCCGTTTACTCGCGTTAGCGCCTTTTAGTGAAGCTCAAACCATAGAACAGGTTCGCTATCTTGAACGTCGACCTGTTTGTTATCTCAATAGCTATGTTTTACCTGAATTTGTGGGGGCTGCTGCGGGCAATGACGAGGAATCACCGCTTGCTCAGTTGGAAAGCCAATTGCCTTTGCTGTTAGCCACAGTGACGTTTCGTTTGGCGGTGAAATCATTGCAAGGCAACATTGCTCAACTGCTTAGAGCGACGGAAGGTACGCCGTGTTTGGTTATCGAACGTCGCTTTATCGATAAACAGCAGCGCGTTATTCGAGCGGATGTTGAATATTGGCGTCACGATGTGGTGACGATTGAAGGATAAGTCTCTTTCATCGCATTATTGAGAATAAAAAATGGCCCGCAGGCCATTTTTTTATATCGAACTAGAGCAAAGCTGAATCAGTTATGCTCGTCCATGTCTTTGCGTTTTAGCATTTTGTGCCCATCTTCACTCACGCCATTTTTCCAATAGCTGCTGAGGTAGATGTACTCTCGATCGATGTCGTGTTCATCACGGAAATATTGGCGTAGTGCTTTCATTGAATCAAACTCGCAAGCACACCACACTGCACATTGGCCATCAAGCCAAGGCTGAGATTTCACTACATCAACTAGAGTGTGCTCAGGATGCTGAATATTCCAAATCACATTAATGCCATCGGGAGCATCGATCTCTTGGCGATCGTCTTTATCGAGAATATCAATCACGGCATAGCCTTTGGCTTCTAGAGGAAGTTGAGCTAGCGTGTTGGCAAGAGCGGGAAGAGCGGTCATATCTGCTGCACAGAAGAACCAGTCGGCGTATTCGTTAATGCCTTGTTTTTTACCAGGTCCAGCGATGGAAATGGTATCACCCACTTGACACTCCATCGCCCAACGAGCAGCAAAACCACAACTCATGTCGCTGACAATATGGCGTACAAAATCGACGTCCATACTGTTGGTTTCTGCATCAAATTGACGAATGGTGTAAGTGCGCATGACGGGACGAGCGTCTTGTGGCAAGGTCGATAGATCGGTGCTGCCTTCGGGGGTAAAGAGAAGTTTGATGTAATCGCCAGCGCAGTCGGCTCCGAAGTGGGCGATGCTATCACCTTGAAGAGTGACACGTTGGTAGTTAGCGGACAATTGCTCAGTCGCAGTGACTGTAAGTTCATATTTAGGTCGTTGAGTCGATTTCGCTTGCATAATTACCTGTTATTATTACTTCTTGTGCGTCAAACACAGTAACGTTTAATTACATATATAACAATGATAATCATTGTTATTTGCATTCATTTACTTGAAAATGTGATATTTCATTAGTGTAGATCGCAAAACTGGGATTTAAAGACAAAACTTGGCAATATCCAGTGTGTCGAGTTGCTTAAGAGACCAGATTAGCCTCTATACTTGGATATTACCTTAACACATTGTAAATAGAATGAATTGTTATTCCAATCAAATCTCAAGGACGGCGTAATGGGGAAATTTGCTCCAGTATTGCTTACAGTATTGCTTGCCACCGCCGCTCAGTCAGCTCACGCCAAAGTGATTGAAAGTCAACATCTAGTTGGTTTCGGTTTCGCGAAATATCCTGATAATTTCACCCATTTCGATTACGTCAATCCCAATGCGCCTAAATACGGTAAAGTGACTTTTGGTAAAATCGGCACATTTGATAACTTTAACCGTTTTGCTTCTCGTGGTGTCGCCGCGGCAGATACCAGCCAACTGTATGATTCTCTTTTTAAAGGTTCAGATGACGAGATTGACTCTTACTATCCTTTGATTGCCGAGCGTGTTCGTTATTCTGACGATTACACTTGGATGGAAATCGATATTAATCCCAAAGCGCGTTTTCAAGATGGCACTCCCATCACCGCCAAAGACGTGGAATTTACCTTCAGCAAATTCATGACCGAAGGTGTGCCACAATTTCGGGTCTATTACAAAGACATCAAATCAGTCAAAGCGATTAAGCCTCTCACGGTGCGCATTGAAATGGCTGAGCCCAATCGCGATAAGTTGTTTGCCTTTGCTGAATCGACCCAAGTCTTGCCAGAGCACTATTGGAAAGAGAAAAATCTTGCTGAACCCTTGCTAGAAGCGCCAATTGGCAGTGGTCCTTACAAAATCGCTAGCTACAAGATGGGCCAGCGTATTACTTATGAGCTGGATCCTAACTATTGGGCCGCTAAATTGCCGGTCAATGTTGGACGTAACAACTTCGCTAAGATTCAGTACGACTATTACCGCGATGACACTGTGATGCTCGAAGCCTTCAAAGCTGGGGAATTTGATTATCGTCAAGAGGGGCAAGCTCGGCTGTGGGCGAACGCCTACAACGGTCCTAATTTCGACAAAGGCTATATCGTCAAAGAAGAGATACCGCATCAAGCGCCAGCCGCGACTCAAGCCTATGTGTTTAATACACAGCGTCCGATGTTTCGAGATGTTCGCGTAAGAGAAGCCATCAACTATGCGTTAGATTTCCAGTGGATGAACAAAAACTTGTTTTACGGTCAATACACCCGTACGCGCAGTTTCTTCTCCAATACCGATTATGAAGCCAAAGGTTTACCTTCAAAGCAAGAGCTGGAAGTGCTAGCACCTTACAAAGACAAAATTCCAGCGCGGGTTTTTACTGAAGAATATCAGCCCCCGGTCACCGATGGTTCAGGCTACATCCGCCCTCAAATGCGTAAAGCCTTTGAACTGTTTAAAGAAGCAGGGTGGGTGGTACGTGATGGCGTGATGGTCAATGAGAAAACGGGTGAACCCTTTACGTTTTCGATCATGATTTATAGCCCAGTGCAGGAGACCATGTCGATTCCGTTGCAACGCAATTTGAAACGGTTAGGTATCGATATGCGTATTCGTTCCATCGACACAACCCAGTACACTAAGCGCCTGCGTGATCGTGATTTTGATATGGTGTTATCTACTTATTATGCCAATGCCTATCCTAGCTCTGGTCTGCTGTTCCCTTGGAACTCTCACTATATAGATTCTACGTACAATTGGGCCGGTGTTGCAGACCCTGCTATTGATGAACTGACTGATAGCATCGTTAAGAATCAAGAAAATCCTGAGAAGCTATTATCGCTAGGGCGTGCGCTTGATCGGGTGTTGCAATGGAATTTCTTTATTATCCCGCAGTGGCATGTGAGCGAATATCGTGTTGCGGTTTGGGATAAGTTTGATCGTCCAAAAACGATGCCGAAATACTCTTTGGCTATCGATACTTGGTGGGTAGATAAAGCTAAGGCTGAAAAACTGCCTGCGAAACGTCAATAGGGGAACTCATGGCTGCGTATATTTTTCGTCGTTTATTGCTGGTGATCCCAACATTGTGGGCGATCATCACCATTAACTTTTTTATCATTCAAGTTGCTCCGGGGGGCCCAGTAGAACAAGCCATTGCACAAATCCAAGGGCAAAGTAACGGTACAATGGAGCGCTTTACTGGCGGTGGTCAGGAAGTTGCTCCAAGTAATGAAGCCAAACCATCGGGTTACAAAGGCTCACGCGGTTTAGACCCTGAAGTGGTTGAGTCAATCAAAAAGCAATTTGGTTTTGATAAGCCGATTTTAGAGCGCTATACCGACATGCTCAAAAACTACGTGACGTTTCATTTTGGTGAGAGTCTGTTTCGTGGTGGCAACGTGATTGATTTGATTAAAGAGCGCTTACCTGTCTCTATTTCTTTGGGGCTATGGAGCACGTTAATCATCTATTTTGTGTCGATTCCTTTGGGGATCACCAAAGCGATTCATCACGGCTCGCGATTCGATGTTTGGTCGAGCGCCTTGGTGATCGTTGGCTATGCAATCCCTGGTTTCTTATTCGCCATCATTTTGATCATTCTGTTTGCCAGCGGTAACTATTTCGATTGGTTCCCACTGCGCGGTCTGGTTTCGGATAATTTCGCTCAAATGACCTGGTATCAGAAAATAGGTGACTATTTCTGGCATATGGCCCTGCCGATTGTGGCGATGGTCATTGGCGGTTTTGCCACGTTAAGCATGCTGACCAAAAACTCATTTTTGGACGAAATCAATAAGCAGTATGTGGTCACCGCTCGTGCTAAAGGGTTGGATGAAGGTGCTATTTTATACAAGCATGTGTTTCGTAATGCCATGTTGATCATCATCGCGGGTTTCCCAGCGGCGTTTATCAGTATTTTCTTTACCGGTTCAATGCTGATTGAAGTGATGTTCTCCCTTGATGGCATTGGTCTACTGGGATTTGAGGCGACCATTCAACGTGATTATCCACTGGTATTTAGCTCGCTCTACATCATGACTTTATTGGGTTTGATACTCAGCATTATTTCGGACCTCACTTATATGTGGGTCGATCCGCGCATTGATTTTGAGGCTCGCTAATGGCTTTCTTTAAACACTCTCGTCCTAACCCGTTGAACGTAGCGCGCTGGCAGCGTTTTAAATCCAATCGCCGCGGCTGGTGGTCAATGTGGATTTTTGCTTTGTTGTTTGTACTCAGCCTGTTTGCTGAAGTGATTGCCAACGACAAACCACTGCTGGTTTCTTATCAGCATGAATGGTATTTCCCTGTTGCCAATATGTACCCAGAAACGACCTTTGGTGGGGAATTTTTGACCGAAACGGACTATTCCGATCCTTATGTTAAACAACTGATTGAAAAAGATGGCTATATGGTTTGGCCGCCGATTCATTTTAGTTACGACACCATCAACTATAACTTGGTGGGGAGTGTGCCTTCTGCGCCCGATCATACTAATTTGTTGGGCACGGACGATAAGGGCAGGGATGTACTGGCGCGCATCATTTACGGTTTCCGTATCTCAGTATTGTTTGGCTTTGTATTAACGGTGATCTCATCGGTGATTGGTGTATTTGTCGGGGCGACGCAAGGTTATTACGGTGGCTGGATTGACCTTATCGGGCAGCGTTTTATCGAAGTCTGGTCCGGTATGCCGACCCTATTTTTGCTGATCATTTTATCGAGCTTTGTTGAGCCGAACTTTTGGTGGCTGCTTGGCATTATGGTGCTGTTTAGTTGGATGAGTTTAGTCGGGGTAGTTCGCGCAGAATTTTTGCGGGGACGTAACTTTGACTATGTGCGAGCTGCGCAGGCGATGGGCGTCAGTGACGGTCGGATTATGCTGCGTCACATGCTGCCAAATGCCATGGTGGCATCGCTGACTATGATGCCATTCATCCTGTCTGGTTCAGTGACCACTCTGACCTCTTTGGACTTCTTAGGGTTTGGTCTGCCTGTTGGTTCTCCTTCATTAGGTGAACTGCTGGCGCAGGGTAAAGCCAACTTGCAAGCACCCTGGCTTGGCATTTCTGCATTTGTGGTGTTATCCATGATGTTGACCTTACTCGTGTTTGTCGGTGAAGCGGTACGCGACGCCTTTGACCCACATCTACAACGGTGATTTTGATATGAATGACGCATTACTAACCATAGATAAATTATCGGTAGGGTTTGGCCGCGCACAGAGCGTGGAAACCGTGACATATAACGTCTCATTGAACATTAAAAAAGGGGAAACCCTCGCCTTAGTGGGCGAAAGTGGTTCGGGAAAATCGGTCACTGCGAACGCCATCCTAAAACTGCTACCGCGAGGTTCAGCCCATTATCAAACTGGCAAAATTGTGTTTGATGGTGTTGATACTCTGCAATGCAGTGAGCGGGAGTTACGAGGTATTCGTGGTGGCCGCATTGGTATGATCTTCCAAGAGCCAATGGTCTCATTGAATCCACTGCATAAAGTGGGTAAGCAGTTAGTGGAAACCTTAGCGGTACATCGCGGGATGCGGGACAATAAAGCGCGTTCATTAGCGATTGAATGGCTCGGGAAAGTGGGAATTCGCCAGCCTGAGCAAAAAATTGATGCGTATCCTCACGAGCTTTCTGGGGGGGAGCGCCAACGTGTCATGATTGCGATGGCGTTAATCAATGAACCGGAATTGCTGATTGCCGATGAGCCAACTACGGCGCTGGATGTGTCGGTACAATCGCAGATCCTCGATTTGCTGAAAGAGCTGCAACAAGAGCTCGGTATGGCGATGCTGTTTATCACTCACGATTTAAGTATCGTGCGTCGCATTGCTGACCGAGTGGCGGTGATGCAGCATGGTCATTTGATTGAAACCAATGAGTGCCAAGCGCTGTTTAATAATCCACAGCACCCTTACACGCGCAAATTGATCGATTCAGACCCGAAAGGTTTGCCAGTGACGGTAAGTGAAGATGAGCCGGTGTTAGTGGGAACACAGGGGCTGAAAGTCTGGTTTCCGATCAAAGGTGGTCTGCTTAAACGCACCAAAGATCACGTTAAGGCCGTTACTGACATGAGTTTTGCCCTTAAGAAAGGCCATACGATTGGGTTAGTGGGCGAGAGTGGTTCTGGTAAATCCACCACCGGTATGGCGATTTTGCAATTGGTCAAATCTCAAGGCTCGATTCAGTTTGATGGGCATGAGCTGCAAGGATTAGAACGCAAAACGATGCTGCCTTATCGCAGTAAAATGCAGGTGGTGTTTCAAGACCCGTTCTCAGCATTGAACCCTAGGATGTCGGTTGCGCAGGTGATTGGCGAAGGGCTTAGAGTGCATACCGACCTAGATGAGGAGGGTATTGACCAAGCAATCTGCTCAGTGATGCGTGAAGTCGACCTTGACCCAGAAACGCGTTTTCGTTTTCCCAATGAATTTTCTGGTGGGCAGCGTCAACGTATTGCGATTGCCCGGGCGCTAGTGTTAAAGCCGCAGTTTATTTTGCTCGATGAACCCACATCGTCTTTAGACCGTACCGTGCAAGCCCAAGTGTTGGATTTGCTAAAATCGCTGCAAGAAAAACATGGTTTAACCTATCTGTTTATTAGCCATGATCTCAATGTGGTGCGCTCTTTGTGTCATTACACCATAGTGATGCGCCAAGGTGAGATTGTAGAGCAAGGCGATACGCAGCAGTTGTTTGCTCAACCGCAAAATCCGTACACTCAAGAGTTGGTTCGTCTCTCTTCCTTCTAACCTTGAGTGTTAACTCAAGATAATAAAACGGCGCAGTGACTATCACTGCGCCGTTTTTATTCGTTATGGGTCATTTGTAAATCGCCACTCTCTAAATGAAGCGAGATTTATTCAGAAGACCGCTCATCACGTACCAACTTTTCACGTTTGCGAATCGATGGGAACCACACCATCCATAATCCGACCACAACAATTGTGCCGATGCCCCCAATCAGGGCAGCGTTAACTGCACCTACTGCCGCCGCCAATATACCAGATTCAAACTCACCTAATTGATTGGATGTGTTGATAAAAATTGAGTTCACAGCACCCACGCGGCCACGCATTTCATCGGGTGTTTCGATTTGCACCAGCGTACTACGAATCACCATACTGATCATATCTAAAGCACCAAGTACAA is part of the Vibrio porteresiae DSM 19223 genome and encodes:
- the yjjG gene encoding pyrimidine 5'-nucleotidase, coding for MQYDWILFDADETLFHFDSRRGLTLMLERKGMELTDEAFQAYQKVNHPLWVAYQNGDITADELKHTRFVDWAEKLATTPAELNRSYMQAMADICSLLPGAQALIDALKGKVRMGIITNGFADLQMVRLERTGLAPHFEHIIISEEVGIAKPDPRIFAHALEKMGNPDKKRVLMVGDNPQSDILGGLNIGVETCWLNLHGADTPKDIQPHYQVSSLDELQALLLA
- a CDS encoding UTRA domain-containing protein, with translation MQYVKIKQAILDQIDAGTLSARQKLPSERQLAEAFSTTRVTLREALSLLESEGAIYREDRRGWFIAPEPLSYNPTIGLSFMQMAQAQHREGSWQTLSVKKSLATKTATRLLALAPFSEAQTIEQVRYLERRPVCYLNSYVLPEFVGAAAGNDEESPLAQLESQLPLLLATVTFRLAVKSLQGNIAQLLRATEGTPCLVIERRFIDKQQRVIRADVEYWRHDVVTIEG
- a CDS encoding siderophore-interacting protein — protein: MQAKSTQRPKYELTVTATEQLSANYQRVTLQGDSIAHFGADCAGDYIKLLFTPEGSTDLSTLPQDARPVMRTYTIRQFDAETNSMDVDFVRHIVSDMSCGFAARWAMECQVGDTISIAGPGKKQGINEYADWFFCAADMTALPALANTLAQLPLEAKGYAVIDILDKDDRQEIDAPDGINVIWNIQHPEHTLVDVVKSQPWLDGQCAVWCACEFDSMKALRQYFRDEHDIDREYIYLSSYWKNGVSEDGHKMLKRKDMDEHN
- a CDS encoding extracellular solute-binding protein, with the protein product MGKFAPVLLTVLLATAAQSAHAKVIESQHLVGFGFAKYPDNFTHFDYVNPNAPKYGKVTFGKIGTFDNFNRFASRGVAAADTSQLYDSLFKGSDDEIDSYYPLIAERVRYSDDYTWMEIDINPKARFQDGTPITAKDVEFTFSKFMTEGVPQFRVYYKDIKSVKAIKPLTVRIEMAEPNRDKLFAFAESTQVLPEHYWKEKNLAEPLLEAPIGSGPYKIASYKMGQRITYELDPNYWAAKLPVNVGRNNFAKIQYDYYRDDTVMLEAFKAGEFDYRQEGQARLWANAYNGPNFDKGYIVKEEIPHQAPAATQAYVFNTQRPMFRDVRVREAINYALDFQWMNKNLFYGQYTRTRSFFSNTDYEAKGLPSKQELEVLAPYKDKIPARVFTEEYQPPVTDGSGYIRPQMRKAFELFKEAGWVVRDGVMVNEKTGEPFTFSIMIYSPVQETMSIPLQRNLKRLGIDMRIRSIDTTQYTKRLRDRDFDMVLSTYYANAYPSSGLLFPWNSHYIDSTYNWAGVADPAIDELTDSIVKNQENPEKLLSLGRALDRVLQWNFFIIPQWHVSEYRVAVWDKFDRPKTMPKYSLAIDTWWVDKAKAEKLPAKRQ
- a CDS encoding microcin C ABC transporter permease YejB, with amino-acid sequence MAAYIFRRLLLVIPTLWAIITINFFIIQVAPGGPVEQAIAQIQGQSNGTMERFTGGGQEVAPSNEAKPSGYKGSRGLDPEVVESIKKQFGFDKPILERYTDMLKNYVTFHFGESLFRGGNVIDLIKERLPVSISLGLWSTLIIYFVSIPLGITKAIHHGSRFDVWSSALVIVGYAIPGFLFAIILIILFASGNYFDWFPLRGLVSDNFAQMTWYQKIGDYFWHMALPIVAMVIGGFATLSMLTKNSFLDEINKQYVVTARAKGLDEGAILYKHVFRNAMLIIIAGFPAAFISIFFTGSMLIEVMFSLDGIGLLGFEATIQRDYPLVFSSLYIMTLLGLILSIISDLTYMWVDPRIDFEAR
- a CDS encoding ABC transporter permease, yielding MAFFKHSRPNPLNVARWQRFKSNRRGWWSMWIFALLFVLSLFAEVIANDKPLLVSYQHEWYFPVANMYPETTFGGEFLTETDYSDPYVKQLIEKDGYMVWPPIHFSYDTINYNLVGSVPSAPDHTNLLGTDDKGRDVLARIIYGFRISVLFGFVLTVISSVIGVFVGATQGYYGGWIDLIGQRFIEVWSGMPTLFLLIILSSFVEPNFWWLLGIMVLFSWMSLVGVVRAEFLRGRNFDYVRAAQAMGVSDGRIMLRHMLPNAMVASLTMMPFILSGSVTTLTSLDFLGFGLPVGSPSLGELLAQGKANLQAPWLGISAFVVLSMMLTLLVFVGEAVRDAFDPHLQR
- a CDS encoding ABC transporter ATP-binding protein, which encodes MNDALLTIDKLSVGFGRAQSVETVTYNVSLNIKKGETLALVGESGSGKSVTANAILKLLPRGSAHYQTGKIVFDGVDTLQCSERELRGIRGGRIGMIFQEPMVSLNPLHKVGKQLVETLAVHRGMRDNKARSLAIEWLGKVGIRQPEQKIDAYPHELSGGERQRVMIAMALINEPELLIADEPTTALDVSVQSQILDLLKELQQELGMAMLFITHDLSIVRRIADRVAVMQHGHLIETNECQALFNNPQHPYTRKLIDSDPKGLPVTVSEDEPVLVGTQGLKVWFPIKGGLLKRTKDHVKAVTDMSFALKKGHTIGLVGESGSGKSTTGMAILQLVKSQGSIQFDGHELQGLERKTMLPYRSKMQVVFQDPFSALNPRMSVAQVIGEGLRVHTDLDEEGIDQAICSVMREVDLDPETRFRFPNEFSGGQRQRIAIARALVLKPQFILLDEPTSSLDRTVQAQVLDLLKSLQEKHGLTYLFISHDLNVVRSLCHYTIVMRQGEIVEQGDTQQLFAQPQNPYTQELVRLSSF